Genomic window (Rhododendron vialii isolate Sample 1 chromosome 4a, ASM3025357v1):
GTTCTGTTCTTCCTGTTTGGCAAAGTGAAGAGTTTGTTCAATCACGTAACTTGATTGGTTTTCTTCATGGGTTTAGACTTCTGATGCATTATTGCTTGCCATGAGATGTGACTTCTGATGTTGTTGACTTAGTGCTGGTTCATGACTAATGCAATTGAGAATCAGTTCTTTTCATACTGAACTAGTTCTGAAATGGACTGGAAGTCTAAAACTTTGTGCTTGGGTTCTGTCGTGACTCATGAGTCACTAATGAGTCATGACTCTTGATAGACTGTGATGATCTTCATATAATAGAAGTTTGCACTTTGCAATGCATAGAATGCTGTGAAAATGTGATCATTAGAATCTACCTGTGGATGGTTTGGAGGGTTAAAAATCGGAGGAGTACCTTTTCTGACAAGAGAAACAAGAGGGTAACCAATAGACGCGCTTCATTCCTTCTTTATGTAAAAGTAATATCTTTCTGATTTGCGGCTCTATAATTTTACCACAGATCCACAAGACAAATCAGCACCTAATTgaattcatcattttttcctCTCAATTCCATAATATACAACAAGCACACAAAGAATTTGGGGGCTGATGATGAGTTACGAATTGGGCCGAGCAACGAAGTCTGACAACCACTTAAGGttgcaatttcaaaaattgattcaAAGCAGAAATTTGAAATTCTGTGAAAACTTGGGGTTGACCAGAGGATGAATCCTTTTCTCGGAGCAGTTGTTAGATATTGCTGGGTGAAGTAGTGGTACTTTCACATATTGTTACTGCAAACCTTCGACCCCGCATTTTCTTCTAGCTGATTGAGTTGTCATGCTTGTATAAACTTGTGTAATAGTTCCTTTGTCGAGGTCCATGGAGGGCATGTAGTGGTACGATCTCATGAATTGAGACAAGACCAACATGCTGATTTTATGTTCTGAATCTGAACTTgaactttttgaatttgttgCTTTGGTTTGAAACATTGGCCTTGTTGGACTTATGCAGTTGATTTCTGCCAAACTGTAGATTTGTTGAACTGCTTGGGAGTTCACActcattgttgttgttggacTGTCAGTATTGTTATCTGTTCACTTTTGTCATGCTAACTGGACATATGTTATCTATACCTTTTCAATTTCTGTTCcaaattttgatgtttttttcaTGATCAGATAAGCTGACCCCCGCTGCATTTGAGAAGCATTCTGGTAGAGAAACAGCaaggaaatggaaaaataatCTTTGGGTCATTGTTAATGGAGAGAAGGTTCCTTTGTACAAGACACCGCTGCTTAAATATTACAGTCAAGCATTGAAAGGTGCCAATAGGTCTCACAGATCACAGAACGGGCGAGTTTGTCATCGTGATGAGTTTGTTCGCTGCACTATGTGTAACAAAGAGCGAAGATTTCGTCTTCGCAACAAAGATGAATGCCGGATGTATCATGATGCATTGGCAGATGAAAATTGGAAGTGCGCTGATATGCCATATGACAAGTATGTTACCTTATCCTCTACTGAATGAATTAATACTTGAAAATGCGTAGGAGTGAAAGATTTTCTTTCCACTTCTTTTGCGTGGAGGGCTTTTGGGTTCTTTCAAGTTTGGCACACCAAAGtttgtctctctctttgtgGCTTGTGCACCTGTTCAGTTGGATGTTGACCACCTTTGTTAGTAAGTTGCTAATGTAAGGAGACGTGTTCAATATTTTCCTCTTCCATTGCCACAGTTTCCTTAGAGTGCAGAAAGTGATGCAGCAAAACTGACTGCCATAATCCAATGACGTTTTTTTTATCTAAATAATTGCTGCCAATGCTAAGAACAAGCTCCATGGCTGAAATTAAATCCTCGAAGGGGTTGTAAGACATAATTTTTGGAATTGATGTAATATACTAACCAACAACTTATCCGTTGCATTTTGTCCTAACCGCCTTTCGAAGCTCCACCTATGCTATGATACATTAACAGAGCTTCTGGCATAATTGTTGTATTTCCAAGAACGGTCAATCAAATATAGTGTAGGACTTCTAACATAATTGTAGTACAAACCGAAAGACAACTAATGAAACTCTGCATCAATGAGGAAGCTTATTGATCATGTCTTCAGCTAGCGGGCTGCATCAGTCTCCCCTGGTTGTAGAAAACTCGTCCTTGATTCACATCTTGACTATTAACATGGCCACTAATTCCATGCTCAAGAGTTTCACTTGGGTATTCCTTGACCACATATACCGTCATGAAATTTCCAATAGGATAAGCACATGGTAGGAATGTGAAGTACTTGGTGAATACAATCTAGAACTGCAACACTTTCATGCTTAATAACTCCAACTCATGAAGCATGAACACGTCGGAGGCATATGCCAGTGTTAGCCACTTGCCAGACACACTGTTTGGACACGTGTCCAACACTCAAATCAAAAGTGTacatttgttcttcttttcttttttatatggACACTCATGAGGCACTCTAGAACATGGTCGGGACACGTTAGAAAACTTTCAGGACACTTATGGAACACGTTGAGGTGTCAAATGAAATACTAGGCTCTAGTTAAGGTTTCGAGAAGTCGTCTTCTCGTGAGATAGATGATGGTTGATAAATTAGACAAGTCAAGAGGTTGGGaacactttttatttatttatagagcATGTCAAAATGTCGTGTAGACTTATTGACGAACAAATCCTACACAAAGGACCATTAAATGAAACATGAGCATGTATGGAGAGGCTTATTGGCCGAGCCTTTAATCATAGCTAGCTGCGAACTTCGGAAAGCAACTATTGACATCAACTACACTTGGTGTTCCTACTCATATTTGTTGTATGCATATAATTGTCATGATTTATCGATTTGGAAGAAAGTAGCATTATTTGCACTTGTATGGATGTGTATCACATTGTTAATCCATAGAGGTATCTTGGCAACAGTATAATGGTTACATTTACATGGTTACATCGCTGACCTGGGTACTGGACCCTCCTTAGGTTTTAACACTAAATGTATTTGCCTGCTGGGGAAAAGGGGCGGCAGTAAAGTAGTGGGAATGGTTCTTTGTCAATCAATTATGTCTTCGACTTCTGTCCTAAAGCCTTTCTCCTTGAGGGAAATCTCTTTCTACTAGTATGTGTGTATGTCCCTCATGTTCAATCCTTGTGATGGAACGAATTACCTATTCCCTTTCTTGGCATGAGACTCATAATTATGTGATAATATCTGTACATGGTATGAttctttcatattttatttgataagcAATTCTTGTGGTTCTTTCACTGATATATAGGTTTTTCGGCATTCTTTCCCATATTCACTTACCAGATTAGAAGACATTGAACAATGTTGTGTTCCATCCAATACCCACTTGTTACTTAATACATTTAACGGAACACTATATCAGCAAACTTACGATTGGAAAGTGAATGGTGCAATGAAGAACGCCTAGTTATGGCAAGTGGCAATCATAAAGATATATGTCCTCAGTCTGAACATTTTATATGGAAATACCTTCAGTGGTATTTTTTTCGCTAGGAGTAGAACTTCAAGCTTCAGAATGTGGACATTTGAAGTCTGAAAGAGTGACTCTTACCAAGAGTTAAAAGTTTTTCTTAGCAcctataagattttttttccaactcttGTGATGTATGAACAAtcgaatcctttttttttttctttctgataAACCCTTCTGATTATGTTCAATGTACTTTTAACCATGCTAATAGTCCATATTCAAAGTTCAACTCTACTTCATGTGACTGTCTGCTTCATGTGCTTCAGAGTAACTTGCGAATATGACGAAGAACGGGCAAGTCGCAGGGTGTATAGAGGGTGCTCCCGCTCTCCAACGTGCAAAGGTTGCACCTCTTGTGTTTGCTTTGGTTGTGAAATCTGTCGTTTTTCAGACTGCGGCTGCCAAACTTGCATCGACTTTACTAGGAATGTGAAACCTTGAAACTCCTAGAAGCTTATGGTTCCTTTCAATTCTTAGTCCGAAAGTTCCTTTTCCCTTGGGTGGGTTATTTTTTCCCCATTATTACTTCAATTTAACCCCCATCCAGCATTTACAGAAAGCTTCATTACAATGAAGCTTTCTGAAGACTTGAATTTTTAATTTAGTCCCGGTAATCACAGTTGACTGGTTTAGAACAAGCAGATCCAGTAATTTATTCCCTTTATTGAAATGCAGTCTTCAGAACGAGTCTCTTTTTGCTATcttctcttcaaattttggttgttttttccccctttccaTTGTATGCACCAATGGAGTTCTTTGAGTGTAATTATTGGGCAGATGGTGATGCGGGGACTTAAAGAGATGATGTCCAAAGCTGTATGCCTGTGCAACAAAGTATTTGCAAGTAATGACTTGCAATGTACATGTTAGAGCACAAGCTCTATGCGTATGCTTTATGCTCTGATGCACTCTTATTGATGCATCATATTAGAAATTGTTGACGTGCTGAGCCAATGTAAACATTTATAGAACAGAAACCTTGCGAGGGTAAAAGCAGGAATGGTTGGTTAAGTGAACATGATTTGGTTTACCTTTCGAATGTGGTTCTGAATCTTGACCTAGAATAGTCTGGAAAAGTGTTAAACAGATGATGAGCAACTTTGGTATGAGACCTGTGTTACTGAGGTTCTATGGATGGAGGCAGACACGGTCTCAGTGGCGAGGAAACTAAGATATTGAGGCACCTTTTGCAAGTTACTAGCATTGTTGATGTGATTATATATCTAATAGGATACACGTAGAGAGAACAAGGAAGTTCTTCAACGCTCAAGGAGCAAGAGTTATTTCTTTCTTATAGCTAGGCGACTTAAAAACTTATGAGCTTGATCAAATCCGGGAGATAATATCAGCCCTTTTTGCTTGTGTGATGGCTGAAAATACTAATGGTTCCAAtggcattttttctttttatcggCGATTCTGATGGCTTCCAGTCACTGTTATCTTATAACCAGGAAGGCTTAACCAGTCGGCAGAAATGGCACCAGCGAACCTTCTCCAGTGCCAACGGAACAAGAACCGTGATTTGGTGATGCCACCAGAGGTAGCTGTTAGGGTTACAGAGAGTCTCATGGTGCGCATACTAAGGCTCAGATTGTCAGGGAAGAAACTGATGCACGATACTTGAGGCCCAAGACATACTGTTTGGAACTTATATGCACCTAAAAATTCAAAGCTTGTAAGAAGTGAGCTCGCCTCGAGAGAACTTGCGTTGCGCGAGTAGTGTGTTCATTTTGTGCATGgatgtttttttctcttcatcTTGGGAGTACCACGTGGCAGAACTCGCAGAACTCCCagactattgtataatttcactgGAAATTACCACTATAGCTGTAAAACGGACTCAACCGAGTCTAAGACACATTCTGAAGCAAGTTAATTTCGCAGCTCAGCATATACTAAACTCAATTAGTCATATACGATCTACTTTTTCCACAAAAGCAAAAAGTACGAAAAAATCAAGCTACTCAACCTCAATTTGTGATCATGTTGGCTAAAGGTCGTTTGAAATCACtttgattgaaaaataacaaaCTTAACTCAGTACGTAAGTATGAAGAACGATTTTTCGATTTTGGAATGAGTCAATCCGGCTGAAATGCCTTGTTGCGACTTCGGAGACATAGTATTCTGAATTCGTATACTACATTACTTGGTAAATGGTTCTTGGTAGTTCAAAAGATTTTCATCTTCTAACCTCAATGGGGATCTGCTTTCTCTTATTCCTAAAGGATGCAATCCTTATTTTACACCACCTGTATAATAGAATTGAGAGTAAACGTCAAAACCTGCAGCTAAGTAAATCAGCTAAATGGGACTTCATTATCCTTTTGGAGGCGATGATAAAGATTATTTAAGCAagccgtagcctctgaagcaCACAGATACTTCCCTTTACCTGTCGTAGATATGTGTAATAGTGTCCGAGACACGTTGGGCGCAGGCACGCTTTAGACGAAATATTATTCGGTGCTCCACGAAATGTGTGGTGGCCGAGACAGGGATTGGGGCACCACGTATCCTTGTCTAATCTGAACACTGAACAAACTCTCGATTTGGACACACAGTGAcaactcccttttttgttatttttagtCGGACATGCGTGCCCTACTGCCCTTTGGCCGTGTCCAAACTCCAAACGCATCTCAGGATACCAACATGTTCATATATAGAAAGTGGGT
Coding sequences:
- the LOC131321965 gene encoding protein ULTRAPETALA 1-like isoform X2; protein product: MENNGVEREAAAAAGVVMFSEEEVREISGFKKGGADDDYVEVTCGCTSHRYGDAVGRLRVFVSGDLEITCECTPGCQEDKLTPAAFEKHSGRETARKWKNNLWVIVNGEKVPLYKTPLLKYYSQALKGANRSHRSQNGRVCHRDEFVRCTMCNKERRFRLRNKDECRMYHDALADENWKCADMPYDKVTCEYDEERASRRVYRGCSRSPTCKGCTSCVCFGCEICRFSDCGCQTCIDFTRNVKP